A single region of the Nocardioides sp. W7 genome encodes:
- a CDS encoding 3-hydroxybutyryl-CoA dehydrogenase produces MSTSPESSERTITTVGVVGLGTMGAGIAEVFARHGYAVVGVEKDDESLARGRQYLEHSTARAVKREKLTEAEQAELLDRITLTTDLAAVADAGLVVEAVVESMELKKSIFRELDAIVAPEAILATNTSSLSVTDLSTATARPGRVVGVHFFNPAPVQDLVEIVRTVVTEEGVLAEAKALVEGLGKNPVVCGDKAGFIANTLLFGYLNHAVSMFEGKYASREDIDAAMRYGCGYPMGPLALLDLIGLDTAYEILETMYRQGRDRLHAPAPILKQMVTAGLLGRKTGRGFYTYEAPDSPVVVADALTPSADELPELRHDIARVGVVGTGTMATGIIEVFAKSGYDVTYVGRSQDKVGGVVAAITKSFDKQIQRGRATEEAKAEVLGRLTGSTSLDDLAAVDLVVEAIAEDLAIKTTLFENLDEICRPGAILATTTSSLPIIAMAKVTSRPQDVIGMHFFNPATIMKLVEVVSTVATDDAVTETTRALCAKVGKVAVTCGDRAGFIVNALLFPYLNDAVKMLEAHYATADDIDTAMKQGCALPMGPFELLDVVGNDVSLAIQRELYLEFREPGFAPAPLLEHLVTAGYLGRKTKRGFRDYSSR; encoded by the coding sequence ATGTCGACCTCTCCCGAGTCATCAGAGCGCACCATCACGACCGTCGGCGTCGTCGGCCTGGGCACGATGGGCGCCGGCATCGCCGAGGTGTTCGCCCGGCACGGGTACGCCGTGGTCGGCGTCGAGAAGGACGACGAGTCGCTGGCCCGGGGCCGGCAGTACCTCGAGCACTCGACGGCGCGTGCCGTGAAGCGCGAGAAGCTGACCGAGGCCGAGCAGGCCGAGCTGCTCGACCGGATCACCCTGACCACCGACCTGGCGGCCGTCGCCGACGCCGGTCTCGTGGTCGAGGCGGTCGTGGAGTCCATGGAGCTGAAGAAGTCGATCTTCCGCGAGCTGGACGCGATCGTGGCGCCGGAGGCGATCCTCGCGACGAACACCTCCTCGCTCTCGGTCACCGACCTCTCGACCGCCACCGCGCGGCCCGGCCGGGTGGTCGGGGTGCACTTCTTCAACCCCGCGCCGGTGCAGGACCTGGTCGAGATCGTCCGCACGGTCGTCACCGAGGAGGGCGTCCTCGCGGAGGCGAAGGCGCTGGTCGAGGGGCTCGGCAAGAACCCCGTCGTCTGCGGCGACAAGGCCGGCTTCATCGCCAACACCCTGCTCTTCGGCTACCTCAACCACGCGGTGTCGATGTTCGAGGGCAAGTACGCCTCCCGCGAGGACATCGATGCCGCGATGCGCTACGGCTGTGGCTACCCGATGGGTCCGCTGGCGCTGCTCGACCTGATCGGCCTCGACACGGCGTACGAGATCCTCGAGACGATGTACCGCCAGGGCCGCGACCGGCTGCACGCGCCCGCACCGATCCTCAAGCAGATGGTCACCGCGGGCCTGCTCGGTCGCAAGACCGGCCGCGGCTTCTACACCTACGAGGCGCCCGACAGTCCGGTCGTGGTCGCCGACGCGCTGACCCCGTCGGCCGACGAGCTGCCCGAGCTGCGGCACGACATCGCGCGGGTCGGCGTCGTCGGCACCGGCACCATGGCGACCGGCATCATCGAGGTCTTCGCCAAGAGCGGGTACGACGTCACGTACGTCGGCCGCAGCCAGGACAAGGTCGGCGGCGTGGTCGCCGCGATCACCAAGAGCTTCGACAAGCAGATCCAGCGCGGCCGGGCGACCGAGGAGGCCAAGGCCGAGGTGCTCGGCCGGCTGACCGGCTCCACCTCGCTCGACGACCTCGCGGCCGTCGACCTCGTGGTCGAGGCGATCGCCGAGGACCTGGCCATCAAGACCACGCTGTTCGAGAACCTCGACGAGATCTGTCGGCCGGGGGCGATCCTCGCGACCACCACCTCGTCGCTGCCGATCATCGCGATGGCCAAGGTGACCAGTCGCCCGCAGGACGTCATCGGCATGCACTTCTTCAACCCGGCCACCATCATGAAGCTGGTCGAGGTGGTCTCGACGGTCGCGACCGACGACGCCGTCACCGAGACCACGCGGGCCCTGTGCGCGAAGGTCGGCAAGGTAGCGGTCACCTGCGGCGACCGTGCGGGCTTCATCGTCAACGCGCTGCTGTTCCCGTACCTCAACGACGCCGTCAAGATGCTCGAGGCGCACTACGCCACCGCCGACGACATCGACACCGCGATGAAGCAGGGCTGCGCGCTGCCGATGGGCCCGTTCGAGCTGCTCGACGTGGTCGGCAACGACGTCTCGCTGGCCATCCAGCGCGAGCTCTACCTGGAGTTCCGCGAGCCGGGCTTCGCCCCCGCGCCGCTGCTGGAGCACCTGGTCACCGCGGGCTACCTCGGCCGCAAGACCAAGCGCGGGTTCCGCGACTACAGCAGCCGTTAG
- a CDS encoding SigE family RNA polymerase sigma factor, giving the protein MSRDEDFGAYVAGRRAHLYRSAWLLCGDPHRAEDLVQEALTKLYLAWPRVSRVGNIDAYVRRMLVNGHIDDSRRPWRRERPTAQPPDTTSTPGPDEESDELWLALRGLPAGQRRVVVLRHYWGLSVEETAHDLGVGIGTVKSQTSAALAALRRILTPEPAASSATTTSDTPGEVR; this is encoded by the coding sequence GTGTCACGAGACGAGGACTTCGGTGCGTATGTCGCCGGACGACGGGCGCATCTCTACCGGAGTGCCTGGCTGCTCTGCGGTGACCCGCACCGGGCCGAGGACCTCGTCCAGGAGGCGCTGACCAAGCTCTACCTCGCCTGGCCGCGCGTCTCTCGCGTCGGCAACATCGACGCCTACGTCCGCCGGATGCTGGTCAACGGACACATCGACGACAGCCGTCGGCCATGGCGTCGCGAACGCCCGACCGCACAGCCACCCGACACGACCTCAACTCCCGGGCCGGACGAGGAGTCCGACGAGCTCTGGCTCGCACTCCGCGGGCTCCCAGCAGGACAACGCCGGGTGGTCGTCCTGCGCCACTACTGGGGCCTGTCCGTCGAAGAGACCGCCCACGACCTCGGAGTCGGCATCGGCACCGTCAAGAGCCAGACCTCCGCCGCACTCGCGGCACTCCGCCGCATCCTCACCCCCGAACCAGCAGCCTCCTCGGCAACCACAACCAGCGACACCCCAGGAGAAGTCCGATGA
- a CDS encoding GNAT family N-acetyltransferase: protein MYAVRLARPSDLRHLASIEDAGGALFEEHLGDLTGDALVAPAVSGGERADRPGFLLVAGDPVVGFAHVLLIEGEAHLEQVSVHPDAMRQGVGTALVRAAMEEARWAGHERMSLATYRDVPWNGPFYVGLGFAEVARPAPWQVRLREHEVELGLDRHGPRILMDTALLRQP, encoded by the coding sequence ATGTACGCCGTGCGCCTGGCGCGTCCCTCCGACCTGCGGCACCTCGCGTCGATCGAGGACGCGGGCGGCGCGCTCTTCGAGGAGCACCTCGGCGACCTGACCGGCGACGCGCTGGTCGCACCCGCCGTCTCGGGTGGCGAGCGGGCCGACCGGCCGGGATTCCTGCTCGTGGCGGGCGACCCGGTGGTGGGGTTCGCGCACGTGCTCCTGATCGAGGGCGAGGCGCACCTCGAGCAGGTCTCGGTGCACCCGGACGCGATGCGGCAGGGCGTCGGGACGGCGCTGGTCCGGGCCGCGATGGAGGAGGCCCGGTGGGCCGGTCACGAACGGATGTCGCTGGCGACGTACCGCGACGTGCCGTGGAACGGGCCCTTCTACGTCGGCCTCGGGTTCGCCGAAGTCGCTCGACCGGCACCCTGGCAGGTGCGGCTGCGCGAGCACGAGGTGGAGCTCGGCCTGGACCGCCACGGGCCGCGGATTCTCATGGACACCGCGCTCCTCAGACAACCCTGA
- a CDS encoding SDR family oxidoreductase: MADRLQDRTAIVTGGANGIGRGIVRAFVAEGARVLFVDVDEARGEELAAELGDAVRFLPIDISQEANAEVIRDAAVSTYGAIHVLVNNAHASRQAPFVDTTMEMFALSFDTGFYPAFWLMRACYPDLKLTRGSVINFASGAGLIGRPTQLSYAAAKEAVRAMSRVAAHEWARDDINVNVISPLARTEGVDRFLAEHPEQEAALLSGAPLGRLGDPEADIGRTAVFLASDDASYITGQTLMVDGGGVMLR, encoded by the coding sequence ATGGCCGACCGACTGCAGGACAGGACCGCCATCGTCACCGGTGGCGCCAACGGGATCGGCCGCGGGATCGTCCGCGCGTTCGTCGCCGAAGGCGCCCGGGTGCTCTTCGTCGACGTCGACGAGGCCCGCGGCGAGGAGCTGGCCGCCGAGCTCGGCGACGCCGTCCGCTTCCTGCCGATCGACATCTCCCAGGAGGCCAACGCCGAGGTCATCCGGGACGCTGCGGTCTCGACGTACGGCGCGATCCACGTGCTCGTCAACAACGCCCACGCGAGCCGGCAGGCGCCCTTCGTCGACACCACGATGGAGATGTTCGCGCTCTCGTTCGACACCGGGTTCTACCCGGCGTTCTGGCTGATGCGCGCCTGCTACCCGGACCTGAAGCTCACCCGCGGCTCGGTGATCAACTTCGCCTCCGGCGCCGGGCTGATCGGGCGCCCCACCCAGCTGTCGTACGCCGCTGCGAAGGAGGCCGTGCGCGCCATGAGCCGGGTGGCCGCTCACGAGTGGGCCCGCGACGACATCAACGTCAACGTCATCTCGCCGCTGGCCCGCACCGAGGGCGTGGACCGGTTCCTGGCCGAGCACCCCGAGCAGGAGGCCGCGCTGCTGAGCGGCGCCCCGCTGGGACGGCTGGGCGACCCCGAGGCCGACATCGGCCGTACCGCGGTCTTCCTGGCCAGCGACGACGCGTCCTACATCACCGGCCAGACGCTGATGGTCGACGGCGGCGGCGTGATGCTGCGCTGA